From uncultured Flavobacterium sp., the proteins below share one genomic window:
- a CDS encoding lipopolysaccharide kinase InaA family protein, which yields MNFKVNPIFIKVSSSILDIIKNFNTSGVVFGNGQRNTIRLFDLDGRTINIKSFKIPNLINVFVYKYFRKSKARRSFEYAVILLEKGIGTPEPIAFLENFNGLGLKDSYYVSEHLVTELTYRELVEISDYPDHENILRQFTKFSFDLHQKGIEFLDHSPGNTLIKKGLDNKYEFFLVDLNRMNFHESMNFEQRMNNLRRLTDKEEMIEVMSNEYSKLYKEKTEAEIFEKMWQDTLEFQEKFTRKQRLKKKLKFWKS from the coding sequence ATGAATTTTAAAGTAAACCCCATTTTTATCAAGGTTAGTTCATCTATTCTTGACATTATTAAAAATTTTAATACGTCAGGAGTTGTTTTTGGTAACGGACAACGGAATACTATAAGGCTGTTTGATCTTGATGGAAGAACAATCAATATAAAATCATTTAAAATTCCTAATTTAATAAATGTATTTGTTTATAAGTATTTTAGGAAATCTAAAGCAAGACGTTCGTTCGAATACGCAGTAATTTTATTAGAAAAAGGTATTGGTACACCAGAGCCAATAGCTTTTCTTGAAAATTTTAATGGTTTAGGTTTAAAAGATAGTTATTATGTGAGTGAACATTTAGTAACTGAGTTAACATATAGAGAATTGGTAGAAATTTCTGATTACCCGGATCATGAAAATATTTTAAGACAGTTTACCAAGTTTTCTTTTGATTTGCATCAAAAAGGAATTGAATTTTTAGATCATTCTCCGGGAAATACTTTGATAAAAAAAGGCTTAGACAATAAGTATGAATTCTTTTTAGTTGATTTAAACCGAATGAATTTTCATGAAAGTATGAATTTTGAACAGCGAATGAATAATCTTAGACGTTTAACGGATAAAGAGGAAATGATCGAAGTAATGAGCAATGAGTACTCTAAGCTCTACAAAGAGAAAACAGAAGCTGAAATTTTTGAAAAAATGTGGCAGGATACTTTGGAATTTCAAGAAAAATTTACCAGAAAGCAAAGACTTAAAAAGAAGCTAAAGTTCTGGAAATCTTAA
- a CDS encoding glycosyltransferase family 4 protein gives MFKSIKLYFRLKSLASKLRKQKKELDFTNNLKYNTNVIIIDVKLPEYDKDSGSRRLTEIIKLLAKNNIGVFLLADFKEYRFTTDYVEYFKDLGVVVYEPGVDKHGKLITKNEFIKQVLPFTDFVWLHRPEIFAKYYPIVKKNKPTVKVFFDMVDFHYLRFKRESELAKDLSIMKKADKFLKLELENCKKADKVIVISDVEKETLKEFYDEDSKVVSIGNIHQYIENENPVSFEKRKDLLFIGGFDHKPNVDAVNYLADEIMTLLWKSNPEISISIIGSNPPESIIKLNSDKFRIVGYVEEVSSYFLNSRIFVAPLRYGAGIKGKIGQSLEFGLPLVTTNIGAEGFNFQENSNIIVGNSTEEIVKNILLLYQNEEVWSKVSADSKKVIEPFSTYETEQKVLSLIK, from the coding sequence ATGTTCAAATCAATAAAACTATATTTTAGATTAAAATCACTAGCAAGCAAGCTGCGAAAACAAAAAAAAGAACTTGATTTTACTAATAACTTAAAATACAATACAAATGTTATTATAATTGATGTCAAACTACCAGAGTATGACAAAGATTCAGGATCCAGACGACTGACTGAGATTATAAAATTGCTTGCTAAAAATAATATAGGTGTTTTTTTACTGGCAGATTTTAAAGAATATCGTTTTACAACAGATTATGTAGAGTACTTTAAGGATTTAGGAGTCGTAGTTTATGAACCTGGAGTAGACAAACATGGAAAATTAATTACAAAAAACGAATTTATAAAACAAGTTCTTCCTTTTACTGACTTTGTTTGGTTGCACAGACCTGAGATTTTTGCAAAATATTATCCGATAGTTAAGAAGAACAAACCTACTGTAAAGGTTTTCTTTGATATGGTTGATTTTCATTATTTGAGATTTAAAAGAGAATCTGAATTAGCAAAAGATTTGAGTATAATGAAAAAAGCTGATAAGTTTTTAAAGTTGGAACTTGAAAATTGTAAAAAAGCGGACAAAGTCATTGTAATTTCAGATGTTGAAAAAGAAACCTTAAAAGAATTCTATGATGAAGATTCTAAGGTAGTCAGTATAGGAAATATTCATCAATATATAGAAAATGAAAATCCGGTTTCTTTTGAAAAACGTAAAGATTTATTGTTTATTGGAGGCTTTGATCATAAACCAAATGTTGACGCGGTAAATTATTTAGCAGACGAAATCATGACTTTATTATGGAAATCTAATCCTGAAATCTCAATTTCTATTATAGGCAGTAATCCCCCGGAATCGATAATAAAACTGAATTCTGATAAATTCAGAATTGTAGGTTATGTTGAAGAAGTTTCTTCTTATTTTTTAAATTCGCGCATATTTGTTGCGCCTCTTCGTTATGGCGCAGGAATAAAAGGTAAAATAGGACAGAGTTTAGAATTTGGACTACCTCTGGTTACGACAAATATTGGGGCCGAAGGTTTTAATTTTCAAGAAAATAGTAATATTATTGTTGGTAATTCAACGGAAGAAATCGTAAAAAACATACTTTTACTTTATCAAAACGAAGAAGTTTGGAGTAAAGTTAGTGCTGATTCAAAAAAGGTAATTGAGCCTTTTTCTACTTATGAGACAGAACAGAAAGTATTGAGTTTAATTAAATAA
- a CDS encoding L-threonylcarbamoyladenylate synthase yields MNEEIINAYEVIKEGGIILYPTDTVWGIGCDATNPEAVAKIYKLKQRAETQSMIVLMNGEKMMYNVFKNIPEVAWQILDLSEKPTTLILDEPRNVAKNIIAADNSLGVRIVKDPFCFKLLERMKKPLVSTSANISGQPTPIAFKDINPEIIKGVDYVVKLNQDKVAGKPSTIIKLTNDSQVKVIRK; encoded by the coding sequence ATGAACGAAGAAATAATAAATGCTTACGAAGTCATCAAAGAAGGCGGAATCATTCTGTATCCTACTGATACCGTATGGGGAATTGGCTGTGATGCCACGAATCCTGAAGCTGTTGCCAAGATATACAAATTGAAACAACGTGCCGAAACGCAAAGCATGATTGTATTGATGAACGGCGAAAAAATGATGTATAATGTATTCAAAAATATTCCTGAAGTAGCCTGGCAAATTTTAGATTTATCTGAAAAACCAACCACTTTGATTTTAGACGAACCCAGAAATGTGGCAAAAAACATTATTGCAGCCGATAATTCACTTGGAGTTCGCATTGTGAAAGATCCTTTTTGCTTTAAATTATTAGAGCGAATGAAAAAGCCTTTGGTTTCAACTTCGGCTAATATTTCGGGGCAGCCCACACCTATTGCTTTCAAAGATATTAATCCTGAAATCATCAAAGGTGTTGACTATGTAGTCAAATTAAATCAGGATAAAGTTGCCGGAAAACCTTCGACAATTATAAAATTGACGAATGATTCGCAGGTAAAAGTAATCCGTAAATAA
- a CDS encoding cysteine desulfurase family protein: MKKVYLDNASTTAMRPEVIQEMTKVMTEDFGNPSSTHSFGRNGKTILELSRKSIAKHLNCSAQEIIFTSGGTEADNWILRSAVEDLKVERIITTKIEHHAVLYTALALQFDYNTQVDYVNINPDGSIDLTHLSNLLSEEKKTIVSLMHVNNETGTILDLDRVGVICRQYNALFHSDTVQSIGKTEIDLQQTPVDFIVASAHKFHGPKGVGFAFVRKNSGLQPLIFGGEQEKGLRAGTEAVHQIAGMAKALSLSYENLDQERKYITDLKMYLIEQLEIHFPDFRINGKKDDFYNIINIILPFSPDKTSMLLFSLDMKGIAVSRGSACQSGSIKPSHVLKEMLSETDLKLPNLRISFSHYNTKEDIDWLIESLKTI; this comes from the coding sequence ATGAAAAAAGTATATCTCGACAACGCCTCTACAACGGCTATGCGCCCTGAAGTTATTCAGGAAATGACTAAAGTTATGACAGAAGATTTTGGTAATCCGTCTTCTACACATAGCTTTGGACGCAATGGAAAAACTATTTTAGAACTTTCAAGAAAAAGTATTGCCAAGCATTTAAATTGCTCTGCGCAGGAAATTATTTTTACTTCCGGAGGAACTGAAGCGGACAACTGGATTCTTCGCTCGGCAGTTGAAGATCTTAAAGTCGAGAGAATCATTACCACAAAAATTGAGCACCATGCAGTTTTGTACACAGCGCTGGCGTTGCAATTCGATTATAATACTCAGGTTGATTATGTCAATATTAATCCTGACGGAAGTATTGATTTAACTCATTTGTCGAATTTGTTATCAGAGGAAAAAAAGACAATTGTTAGTTTAATGCACGTAAACAACGAAACCGGAACTATTTTAGATCTGGATAGAGTTGGAGTTATTTGCAGGCAATATAACGCCTTATTTCATTCGGATACTGTACAATCTATTGGGAAAACAGAAATTGATTTACAGCAAACACCAGTTGATTTTATAGTAGCAAGTGCGCATAAATTTCATGGACCAAAAGGAGTTGGTTTTGCTTTTGTTCGAAAAAACTCAGGTTTACAGCCTTTAATTTTTGGTGGAGAACAAGAAAAAGGACTTCGCGCAGGAACAGAAGCCGTGCATCAAATTGCAGGAATGGCGAAAGCTTTGTCGCTTTCGTATGAAAATTTAGATCAGGAAAGAAAATACATTACTGATTTAAAAATGTATTTGATTGAGCAATTAGAAATTCATTTTCCGGACTTTAGAATCAACGGTAAAAAGGATGATTTTTATAATATCATCAACATTATTTTGCCATTTTCTCCTGATAAAACTTCAATGCTTTTGTTTAGTTTAGATATGAAAGGAATTGCAGTTTCAAGAGGAAGTGCGTGCCAATCCGGAAGTATAAAACCATCACATGTTTTGAAAGAAATGTTATCGGAGACGGATTTAAAATTACCAAATCTCCGAATTTCATTTAGTCATTACAATACCAAAGAAGATATTGATTGGTTGATTGAGAGTTTGAAAACTATCTAG
- a CDS encoding Smr/MutS family protein — MLTKGDKVSVLDEAINGTVVSVKNNEVLIETEDGFMMTFFVNELLKIQESSNLMNSIKRINLDEISKEKTEPKPRSFVKEKKDKREFAAPEFDLHIEKLVPNKRGMSNYDILTLQTETAKRHIEFAIRNRIPKIVFIHGVGEGILKAELDFLLGRYDGIDFQDANYQKYGLGATEVYFRQNNK; from the coding sequence ATGTTGACTAAAGGAGATAAGGTTTCAGTCTTAGACGAAGCTATAAACGGAACAGTAGTTTCGGTTAAAAACAATGAAGTTTTGATTGAAACTGAGGACGGATTTATGATGACATTTTTTGTCAATGAATTGCTTAAAATTCAGGAATCCAGTAATTTAATGAATTCTATTAAAAGAATTAATTTAGATGAGATTTCGAAAGAGAAAACAGAGCCAAAACCAAGAAGTTTTGTAAAAGAAAAGAAGGATAAACGCGAATTTGCAGCTCCGGAATTTGATTTACACATCGAAAAACTAGTCCCAAATAAACGCGGAATGTCAAATTATGATATCTTGACTTTGCAGACAGAAACTGCAAAAAGACACATAGAATTTGCAATCAGAAATCGCATTCCTAAAATCGTTTTTATTCACGGCGTTGGCGAGGGAATTTTAAAAGCCGAACTTGATTTTTTATTAGGCCGTTATGACGGAATAGATTTTCAGGATGCGAATTATCAAAAATATGGTTTAGGTGCCACTGAAGTTTATTTTAGACAAAACAATAAATAA
- a CDS encoding DUF2752 domain-containing protein, which translates to MNLEKYMIPCLFKTFFGVECLGCGFQRALFLLFQGKFLAAFQMYPAVYSTLLFFVFVALYFLDKSRNYKKITWNLALINIVFMLGGYYYKHFYL; encoded by the coding sequence TTGAATTTAGAGAAATATATGATCCCCTGCCTGTTCAAAACATTCTTTGGAGTTGAGTGTTTAGGATGCGGTTTTCAGCGTGCTTTATTCTTACTTTTTCAAGGCAAATTTTTAGCTGCTTTTCAGATGTATCCAGCGGTCTATTCTACTCTTTTATTTTTTGTTTTTGTGGCGCTGTACTTTTTAGATAAATCAAGAAATTACAAAAAAATCACTTGGAATTTAGCGCTCATAAATATCGTTTTTATGCTTGGCGGATATTATTACAAACACTTCTATCTTTGA
- a CDS encoding DUF1003 domain-containing protein produces the protein MKNNSTFKSAISNLEFPEKEKIYGKSIHNPILGLIIRDHPSFCEDDCIAVKELNEYRQQYVSNYLSAEIGTLSDLEKSVIASLKEDRSIVSTIEDEQETRSFGQKIADQVADFGGSWTFIISFLAFIIVWISANVYILVNKGFDPYPFILLNLILSCVAALQAPVIMMSQNRQEEKDRNRAKKDYMINLKSELEIRMIHDKIDHMIMHQQQELIEIQKVQIEMMNDILNQIKK, from the coding sequence ATGAAAAACAATTCAACTTTTAAGAGTGCTATTTCTAATCTCGAATTTCCGGAAAAAGAGAAAATTTATGGAAAATCGATACATAATCCAATTTTAGGATTGATTATCAGGGATCACCCCTCTTTTTGCGAAGATGATTGCATTGCGGTTAAGGAGTTAAATGAATATCGTCAGCAATATGTTTCGAACTATTTATCTGCCGAAATTGGTACGCTTTCTGATCTTGAAAAAAGTGTTATTGCCTCTTTAAAAGAAGATAGGTCAATTGTGAGTACTATAGAAGATGAGCAGGAAACCAGAAGTTTTGGACAAAAAATAGCAGATCAGGTGGCAGATTTTGGTGGAAGCTGGACGTTTATTATTTCGTTTTTAGCTTTTATAATCGTTTGGATTAGTGCTAATGTTTATATTTTGGTTAATAAAGGTTTTGATCCGTATCCGTTTATTTTACTGAATTTGATTTTATCCTGTGTTGCCGCATTGCAAGCTCCAGTAATTATGATGAGCCAAAATCGTCAAGAAGAAAAAGACAGAAACCGAGCTAAAAAAGATTATATGATTAATCTGAAATCTGAGTTAGAAATAAGAATGATTCACGATAAAATTGATCACATGATTATGCACCAACAACAAGAATTAATCGAAATCCAGAAAGTTCAAATCGAAATGATGAATGATATTTTGAACCAGATCAAGAAATAA
- the epsC gene encoding serine O-acetyltransferase EpsC, whose product MTKDTIIQNIKALKSHSNINYGIKTKTEDFTEKLFYTLFDSNAALNESIDELEIRFKEIAVLACKKPENLCESIWDRFLEKLPSVLEKLNEDAAYILENDPASNSIDEVYLAYPGFYAIAIYRLSHELYNLDLLLFSRLMSEYAHRITGTDIHAGAKIASPFFIDHATGIVIGQTTVIKKHVKIYQGVTLGALSVSKEMKNAKRHPTVEANVCIYANATILGGETTIGKNSIVGGNAWITKSIPEDSIVLNTTTTEVKIKEKK is encoded by the coding sequence GTGACAAAAGACACTATCATACAAAATATAAAAGCTCTAAAAAGCCATTCAAACATTAATTACGGAATCAAAACCAAAACTGAAGATTTTACCGAAAAGCTTTTCTATACCCTTTTTGATTCGAATGCAGCTTTAAATGAGAGCATTGATGAACTCGAAATCCGCTTTAAAGAGATTGCTGTTCTGGCCTGCAAAAAGCCCGAGAATTTATGCGAATCGATTTGGGATCGATTCCTCGAAAAATTACCGAGCGTTTTAGAAAAACTAAATGAAGATGCTGCTTATATTCTAGAAAATGATCCTGCATCAAACAGTATTGATGAAGTTTATCTGGCATATCCCGGTTTCTACGCCATCGCTATTTACAGATTAAGTCACGAACTCTATAATCTGGATTTATTATTATTCTCAAGATTAATGAGCGAATATGCCCACAGAATTACCGGAACCGATATTCACGCTGGTGCAAAAATTGCTTCGCCGTTTTTTATCGATCACGCAACCGGAATCGTTATTGGTCAAACGACGGTTATCAAAAAACATGTCAAAATTTACCAAGGTGTAACTCTGGGAGCATTAAGCGTAAGCAAAGAAATGAAAAACGCAAAAAGACATCCAACGGTAGAAGCTAATGTATGCATTTATGCCAATGCAACTATTTTGGGAGGCGAAACCACTATTGGCAAAAATAGTATTGTGGGCGGAAATGCCTGGATCACTAAATCGATTCCAGAAGATTCTATTGTTCTAAATACTACTACAACTGAAGTTAAAATAAAAGAAAAAAAATAA
- the cysM gene encoding cysteine synthase CysM — protein sequence MGPQKLLSLIGNTPLMETVNLVKNKNVKLLLKLEGNNPGGSVKDRAAYNMIASALERGDIKKGDKLIEATSGNTGIALAMIAQLFQIEIELILPEDSTKERTQTMRAYGATVILTPASEGIIGSRDYADKKVAQGGYLMLNQFANDDNWKAHYKTTGPEIWNDTDGTVTHFVSAMGTTGTIIGTSTYLKEKNPAIQIIGAQPSDGSQIPGIRKWPQEYLPKIYDASKVDTVIDVSEEEARAMTKRLALEEGVFAGMSSGGSVAVALKITEQLESGVIVAVICDRGDRYLSSDLFD from the coding sequence ATGGGTCCACAGAAATTGCTTAGCCTAATTGGAAATACTCCTTTGATGGAAACTGTCAATTTGGTTAAAAATAAAAACGTAAAACTTTTACTGAAACTTGAAGGGAATAATCCCGGCGGAAGCGTAAAAGACAGAGCTGCGTACAATATGATTGCTTCGGCTCTTGAAAGAGGCGATATTAAAAAAGGGGACAAACTAATTGAAGCAACAAGCGGTAACACCGGAATTGCTCTTGCCATGATTGCGCAATTGTTTCAAATAGAAATAGAATTGATTTTACCCGAAGATTCTACAAAAGAACGCACTCAAACAATGCGTGCTTATGGCGCTACAGTGATTTTAACGCCTGCTAGTGAAGGAATTATTGGTTCAAGGGATTATGCCGACAAAAAAGTAGCTCAAGGCGGTTATTTGATGCTTAATCAGTTTGCGAATGACGATAACTGGAAAGCACATTACAAAACAACCGGTCCTGAAATCTGGAATGATACTGACGGGACTGTTACACACTTTGTTTCGGCAATGGGAACTACAGGAACGATCATTGGAACTTCTACTTATTTAAAAGAAAAAAATCCGGCGATTCAAATTATTGGAGCGCAACCAAGCGACGGATCTCAAATACCCGGAATCCGTAAATGGCCACAGGAATATTTGCCTAAAATTTATGATGCTTCAAAAGTCGATACCGTTATTGATGTTAGTGAAGAAGAAGCTCGTGCAATGACAAAAAGATTAGCACTTGAGGAAGGTGTTTTTGCCGGAATGAGCAGCGGAGGTTCTGTTGCCGTAGCACTCAAAATTACAGAACAACTGGAATCTGGTGTTATTGTTGCCGTTATCTGTGATCGCGGTGATCGTTATCTTTCTTCGGATTTATTTGATTAA
- a CDS encoding HAMP domain-containing sensor histidine kinase, translating to MTLVATLVTLFVLNQLIKPISLASKSLDDYRNNRKLSVLPTEYTDEAGLLMCNIQESIYESESFINEKQDLIYMLSHDLKNFAGNPQGLAKLILSENPSNSIKHLAELICESTNLQFRYIENFIKLLKEQDQVVKVNQDPKMIVFANILPFINEQVEQRLIDKNIKLSLCLELVEAKLKIDEGLLIQVLVNLISNAIKFSYFDSEIKVRIYIQDSNLVITVLDKGIGFDKNQIDELFKKFTKMSRLGTANELSTGIGLYLCKKIIERNKGRLSATSEGKNKGAEFKIEFGI from the coding sequence ATGACTTTAGTGGCGACTTTAGTGACGCTTTTTGTTTTAAATCAATTAATTAAACCTATTTCTTTAGCCTCTAAATCTCTGGATGATTATAGAAATAACAGAAAATTATCAGTTTTGCCAACAGAATATACTGACGAAGCAGGATTGTTGATGTGCAATATTCAGGAATCAATTTATGAATCTGAAAGTTTTATAAATGAAAAGCAAGATTTGATTTATATGCTTTCTCATGATTTGAAAAATTTTGCAGGAAATCCTCAAGGTTTGGCAAAGCTAATTTTAAGCGAAAATCCATCAAATTCTATTAAGCATTTGGCCGAGTTAATTTGTGAATCGACTAATTTGCAATTCCGATACATCGAAAATTTCATAAAACTTTTAAAAGAACAAGATCAGGTTGTAAAAGTAAATCAAGATCCAAAAATGATCGTATTTGCAAATATATTGCCTTTTATAAACGAGCAGGTTGAGCAGCGTTTGATCGATAAAAACATCAAATTGAGTTTGTGTTTAGAATTAGTCGAGGCAAAACTTAAAATTGATGAAGGTTTATTGATTCAGGTTTTGGTCAATTTGATAAGCAATGCAATTAAGTTCTCTTATTTTGACAGCGAAATTAAAGTTAGAATATATATTCAGGATTCAAACTTGGTTATAACAGTGTTGGATAAAGGAATTGGCTTTGACAAAAACCAGATTGATGAATTGTTCAAGAAGTTTACCAAAATGAGCCGACTAGGAACTGCTAATGAATTGTCGACCGGAATTGGACTTTATTTGTGCAAGAAAATTATAGAAAGAAACAAAGGAAGATTAAGTGCCACAAGCGAAGGAAAAAACAAAGGAGCTGAATTTAAAATTGAATTTGGGATCTAA
- the rlmD gene encoding 23S rRNA (uracil(1939)-C(5))-methyltransferase RlmD has protein sequence MGRKNTDKVVFHQIQVLDAGAKGVSVAKAPDGKVIFIPNVVPGDVVDVQTFKKRKAYYEGKAVKFHEFSEHRIEPICEHFGVCGGCKWQNMKYSQQLHYKQNEVKNHLQRIGKVELPEFETILGSEKQFFYRNKMEFSFSNSRWLTEKEIESTEDLGNRNALGFHIPKMWDKILDISKCHLQEDPSNAIRNEIRAFANEHNLAFFNPREHSGLLRTLMIRTASTGEIMVLIQFFENDKKNRELVLDHLYEKFPQITSLQYVVNAKQNDTIYDQDIKLYKGRDYILEEMEGLKFSINAKSFYQTNSDQAYELYKITRDFAGLSGNETVYDLYTGTGTIAQFVSKKAKKVIGVESVPEAILDAKANAERNNITNCEFFVGDMKVVFNESFIAQHGKPDVIITDPPRDGMHAAVIDQILKIAPKKVVYVSCNSATQARDLALMDEKYKVTRVRPVDMFPQTHHVENVVLLELR, from the coding sequence ATGGGAAGAAAAAATACAGACAAAGTTGTCTTTCATCAAATTCAAGTTCTTGATGCTGGAGCAAAAGGAGTATCAGTGGCTAAGGCTCCTGACGGAAAAGTAATCTTTATTCCGAATGTTGTTCCAGGTGATGTTGTTGACGTACAAACTTTCAAAAAAAGAAAAGCCTATTATGAAGGCAAAGCCGTAAAATTTCACGAATTTTCAGAACATCGCATTGAACCAATATGCGAGCATTTTGGAGTTTGCGGAGGATGTAAATGGCAAAATATGAAATACAGCCAACAGTTGCATTACAAACAAAATGAGGTAAAAAATCATTTGCAACGCATAGGAAAAGTTGAACTTCCTGAATTTGAAACTATTTTAGGTTCAGAAAAACAGTTTTTCTATAGAAATAAAATGGAGTTTTCGTTTTCTAACAGCCGTTGGTTAACCGAAAAAGAAATCGAAAGCACTGAAGATTTAGGAAACAGAAATGCTTTAGGATTTCATATTCCGAAAATGTGGGATAAAATTCTTGACATCAGTAAATGTCATTTACAAGAAGATCCTTCAAATGCGATCAGAAACGAAATCAGAGCTTTTGCCAATGAGCATAATCTTGCATTCTTTAATCCAAGAGAGCATTCTGGTTTATTGAGAACTTTAATGATCCGTACGGCTTCAACCGGCGAAATAATGGTTTTAATTCAATTTTTCGAAAATGATAAAAAGAACCGTGAATTGGTTTTAGATCATCTTTACGAGAAATTTCCGCAAATTACTTCGTTGCAATATGTCGTAAACGCAAAACAAAACGATACTATTTACGATCAGGATATCAAACTTTATAAAGGAAGAGATTATATTCTGGAAGAAATGGAAGGTTTAAAATTCAGCATCAATGCTAAATCTTTTTACCAAACCAATTCTGATCAGGCTTATGAATTATACAAAATAACACGTGACTTTGCCGGACTTTCCGGTAATGAAACTGTTTATGATTTATATACAGGAACCGGAACTATTGCGCAATTTGTTTCTAAAAAAGCAAAAAAAGTAATTGGTGTAGAAAGTGTTCCTGAAGCTATTTTAGACGCTAAAGCAAATGCAGAACGCAATAATATAACCAATTGTGAGTTTTTTGTAGGAGATATGAAAGTGGTATTTAACGAAAGTTTTATCGCTCAACACGGAAAACCTGATGTTATTATTACAGATCCGCCTCGTGATGGTATGCATGCTGCTGTTATTGATCAAATTCTGAAAATTGCTCCTAAAAAAGTAGTTTATGTAAGTTGTAATTCCGCAACACAAGCGCGTGATTTAGCTTTAATGGATGAAAAATACAAAGTTACACGTGTGCGACCAGTTGATATGTTTCCGCAGACACATCATGTTGAAAATGTTGTACTTTTAGAACTTCGATAA
- a CDS encoding DUF6452 family protein encodes MKKIVAFLLLFTFGLSSCEKDDICDPNTPTTPRLVIAFYDNADATIPKKVTNLKVVGINADGTEQTTGIVFNKSITTDAKYLANGTSISIPLKTNEESTTYKFIFNAASTDPTLTNTDVIRFDYTHKDIYVSRACGYKTNFTLNPAVVAPPSQPFIFNPGIDGAWMKVINVEKFNIESENETHIKIYF; translated from the coding sequence ATGAAAAAAATAGTAGCTTTTTTATTGCTCTTTACTTTTGGCTTATCAAGCTGTGAGAAAGATGATATTTGCGATCCAAATACACCTACTACTCCCCGATTAGTAATAGCTTTTTATGATAATGCCGATGCAACTATACCCAAAAAAGTAACCAATTTAAAAGTAGTTGGTATAAATGCAGATGGCACAGAACAGACTACCGGAATTGTTTTCAACAAAAGTATTACAACTGATGCTAAATATCTTGCAAATGGTACTTCTATTTCGATTCCGTTAAAAACAAATGAAGAATCTACCACTTATAAGTTTATTTTTAATGCCGCAAGTACAGATCCTACTTTGACCAATACAGATGTAATACGATTTGACTACACACATAAAGATATATATGTATCAAGAGCATGTGGATACAAAACTAATTTTACGTTAAATCCTGCTGTTGTTGCTCCTCCATCACAACCTTTTATATTTAATCCGGGAATAGATGGAGCTTGGATGAAAGTTATTAACGTAGAAAAATTTAACATTGAATCTGAAAATGAGACACACATTAAAATATACTTTTAG